Part of the Catalinimonas alkaloidigena genome is shown below.
AAGCGCCTGTAGAACTGTTTATGAGAAAGGCAAAAATGACGAGCAAGGTTCTCAATGGCTATTCTTCCATTGCTCTCATTTATTAGCTGGATAGCCTGGGTGATGCGTACGTCTTCTAATCTCTGCTTTTTCAGCCTGGAAATGAAGTAGTCTGAAAGGATATTTATTCGTTGCTGCGTGGAACTTGCCAGGGCGATTCGTTCATTCAAAACAGCTCCTTCAGGCCCAAGAAAAGTATGTAAAGAAATAAATTCTTTATTCACTTCTGAGGCAGGAATATGAAAGAAGGCTGGTATTGCATATGAATAAAAGGCAATGCCGATGAGATGATAAAAACCCGCTACTGAAAATTGACCCGCTAAGTGAGTATGGCCCTGAAATGTGGAAAATAATAAGTCGGACTGCTTACTTTCACCAGCAAAGGCAAAAGTAATTTCAGTCAAGCTACTAGCGACCACATAGTATTGTGTGTTAGGCTTTTGTGTGGTGGCATCCCAGGTGCCTACCCAAAAATGGCTTATGAAATCTCTGAGTTGTTCATTTGGCTGGATAATCTCATATTTCACTGTTCTGATTGATTTCTGAGTT
Proteins encoded:
- a CDS encoding helix-turn-helix domain-containing protein → MKYEIIQPNEQLRDFISHFWVGTWDATTQKPNTQYYVVASSLTEITFAFAGESKQSDLLFSTFQGHTHLAGQFSVAGFYHLIGIAFYSYAIPAFFHIPASEVNKEFISLHTFLGPEGAVLNERIALASSTQQRINILSDYFISRLKKQRLEDVRITQAIQLINESNGRIAIENLARHFCLSHKQFYRRFKAFTGFSPKMYSRIIRFESVIHNYPRLSSLTETAYRHGYYDQAHFIHEFKSFTGFSPTEFWKLSNEAI